In one window of Pseudomonas sp. IAC-BECa141 DNA:
- a CDS encoding LysE family translocator, which yields MTSNYLGEFLALATIHFLAVVAPGPDFAVTIRQSVRFGRLVGICTALGIGAGISVHVLYTLLGVGALMHTTPWLLTVAKVVGGAYILYLGISLIRSKPKTTMEGEKASDEPLVEQSLFKAFSTGFLTNATNPKATLFFLAIFTTIISASTPLQIQALYGLWMCGVNALWFVIVALFFSSSKVRVLFMRMGHWFERSMGVILILFAGRLVLSM from the coding sequence ATGACATCGAATTACCTGGGCGAGTTTCTGGCACTGGCCACCATCCACTTTCTGGCCGTGGTCGCTCCCGGCCCGGACTTCGCCGTGACCATCCGCCAGAGTGTGCGTTTCGGCCGACTGGTCGGCATCTGCACGGCATTGGGCATCGGCGCGGGAATTTCCGTGCACGTTCTGTACACCCTGCTGGGCGTCGGCGCCTTGATGCACACCACGCCCTGGCTGCTGACCGTCGCCAAAGTGGTCGGCGGCGCTTACATTCTTTACTTGGGCATCAGCCTGATCCGCAGCAAACCCAAGACGACAATGGAAGGCGAAAAAGCCAGCGACGAACCGCTGGTCGAGCAATCGCTGTTCAAGGCGTTCTCCACCGGTTTCCTGACCAACGCCACCAACCCCAAGGCCACGCTGTTTTTCCTGGCGATCTTCACCACGATCATCAGCGCCAGCACGCCGCTGCAAATCCAGGCCCTGTACGGGTTGTGGATGTGCGGGGTGAATGCGTTGTGGTTCGTGATCGTCGCGCTGTTCTTTTCCAGCAGCAAAGTGCGCGTGCTGTTCATGCGCATGGGCCACTGGTTCGAGCGCAGCATGGGGGTGATTCTGATCCTGTTTGCCGGGCGTCTGGTGCTGTCGATGTAA
- a CDS encoding dipeptidase yields MDFSLKQLAASTLILASLSSVTLPAHANLTEQQSATILKTFNEAKVSDFRAFLGDLAKNDLSKTDDLRPAISAFLDNKTLTAEQQNEIHRLLGLYTRVKYGKAALETLRELVEIPTFRKDGVDQHDNPEFIKIAGKIKDLAESFGLNYRNIDNRVYEISLDGSGKEVVGIHAHADVVPVTPENWVLKDGTKLDPFKVTLIGDRMYGRGTEDDKNGIVVTLYAMKVIKEEKLPLARNFKLLVDTTEETTGDAIPYYFERNPTPEYNLALDGGYPVVIAEKGYGTVMAKFAKRKAEGKGAELVSMTGGMATNQIPSVSAVTLVTDKPAELAASLQKAGTEYTKQNGGDFEVNAKVDGKDVKLTVTGVSAHSSEPESGVNPVARMLDFIHSVDGKIAFKHNHITDAAHYAADNWGLDYKGGKLGVGFADDFMGPLTTSLTYVGMDDKTFKLAVNLRVPKGKSPEVLKTEIADKLAAWSKKNHVAVNFDYSIAEPMYRNPEGEWVKALLAVATENLGMKHEFGTSAGATSVHELPNGVQFGLARPEVKYTGHTDGEFKTVDQFLLDLQIVTEMMGRIGQLPKL; encoded by the coding sequence ATGGACTTTTCACTCAAGCAACTGGCCGCCTCGACGCTGATTCTGGCCAGCCTTTCGTCCGTCACACTGCCAGCCCACGCCAACCTGACCGAGCAGCAGAGCGCGACCATCCTCAAGACATTCAATGAGGCAAAAGTCAGTGATTTCAGAGCGTTTCTCGGCGATCTGGCCAAGAACGACCTGAGCAAGACCGACGATCTGCGTCCCGCCATCAGCGCCTTCCTCGACAACAAGACGCTGACCGCCGAACAACAGAATGAGATCCATCGCCTGCTCGGCCTCTACACCCGCGTAAAGTACGGCAAAGCCGCTCTGGAAACCCTGCGCGAACTGGTGGAAATCCCGACCTTCCGCAAGGACGGTGTCGATCAGCACGACAACCCCGAATTCATCAAGATCGCCGGCAAGATCAAGGATCTGGCGGAGTCTTTCGGCCTGAACTATCGCAACATCGACAACCGCGTTTACGAAATCTCCCTCGACGGCAGCGGCAAGGAAGTCGTGGGCATTCATGCGCACGCCGACGTGGTGCCGGTAACACCGGAGAACTGGGTGCTTAAGGACGGCACCAAACTTGATCCGTTCAAGGTCACGCTGATCGGCGACCGCATGTACGGCCGTGGCACCGAGGACGATAAAAACGGCATCGTCGTGACGCTGTATGCCATGAAGGTGATCAAGGAAGAAAAGCTGCCGCTGGCGCGCAATTTCAAACTGCTGGTGGACACCACCGAAGAAACCACCGGCGACGCGATTCCCTACTACTTCGAACGCAACCCGACGCCGGAGTACAACCTGGCACTGGACGGTGGCTACCCGGTGGTGATTGCCGAGAAAGGTTACGGCACGGTCATGGCCAAGTTCGCCAAGCGCAAAGCCGAGGGCAAAGGCGCGGAGCTGGTCTCGATGACCGGAGGCATGGCAACCAACCAGATTCCGTCTGTTTCCGCCGTCACGCTGGTGACCGACAAACCCGCCGAACTGGCGGCCAGCCTGCAAAAGGCCGGCACTGAATATACCAAGCAAAATGGCGGCGATTTCGAAGTGAACGCCAAGGTCGATGGCAAAGACGTCAAACTCACCGTCACCGGTGTTTCCGCGCACTCATCCGAACCGGAATCCGGGGTCAACCCGGTTGCCCGTATGCTCGACTTCATTCACAGCGTGGACGGCAAGATTGCGTTCAAGCACAACCACATCACCGACGCTGCGCACTACGCCGCTGACAATTGGGGTCTGGATTACAAGGGTGGCAAGTTGGGCGTCGGTTTCGCCGATGACTTCATGGGCCCGTTGACCACGTCGCTGACCTACGTCGGCATGGACGACAAAACCTTCAAACTCGCGGTCAACCTGCGCGTGCCGAAGGGCAAGTCGCCGGAAGTGCTCAAGACCGAAATCGCCGACAAACTGGCAGCCTGGAGCAAGAAAAACCATGTCGCGGTGAACTTCGACTATTCGATCGCCGAACCGATGTACCGCAACCCTGAAGGCGAGTGGGTCAAGGCACTGTTGGCCGTGGCCACCGAAAACCTGGGCATGAAACACGAGTTCGGCACCTCGGCCGGCGCCACCTCGGTGCATGAACTGCCGAACGGCGTGCAATTCGGCCTGGCACGACCGGAGGTCAAGTACACCGGTCACACCGATGGCGAATTCAAGACCGTTGACCAGTTCTTGCTGGACCTGCAGATCGTCACGGAGATGATGGGGCGTATCGGGCAACTGCCGAAGCTCTGA
- a CDS encoding methyl-accepting chemotaxis protein, with the protein MLAMQQMGAGLSTIVSGLQAGIEQLASSAQSLSAVTEQTNLEVSSQKEETEQVATAMNQMTATVHDVARNAEEAALAAQTADGKVESGQQVVRQSMARIEQLADSATSASSSIESLSAEIQNIGTVLEVIKSVAEQTNLLALNAAIEAARAGEQGRGFAVVADEVRALARRTQQSTEEIERLVSALRSAAHSSVQQIQSSGELVKLAVSDALQTESALGSIAAAVSLIQQMNQQIAAAAEEQSSVAEEINRSVTSIRASADQSSIAMRGNAASSVELAQLGSELKGMVGHFRL; encoded by the coding sequence ATGCTGGCCATGCAGCAGATGGGCGCGGGTTTGAGCACGATTGTCAGCGGATTGCAGGCGGGGATCGAGCAACTGGCCAGTTCGGCACAATCGCTGTCTGCGGTGACCGAACAGACCAACCTTGAGGTCAGCAGCCAGAAAGAGGAAACCGAACAGGTCGCCACGGCGATGAATCAGATGACCGCCACCGTACACGATGTGGCGCGCAATGCAGAAGAGGCGGCGCTTGCGGCGCAGACTGCTGACGGCAAGGTCGAAAGTGGCCAGCAGGTGGTGCGCCAGAGCATGGCGCGGATTGAGCAGTTGGCGGATTCGGCGACGTCGGCCAGTTCGAGCATCGAAAGCCTCAGTGCGGAAATCCAGAATATCGGCACGGTGCTTGAGGTGATCAAGAGTGTTGCCGAGCAGACTAACCTGCTGGCGCTCAACGCGGCGATCGAGGCAGCGCGGGCGGGTGAGCAGGGCAGGGGCTTTGCGGTGGTCGCCGATGAAGTGCGGGCGCTGGCTCGGCGCACTCAGCAGTCGACCGAGGAGATCGAGCGGCTGGTCAGTGCCTTGCGTTCGGCGGCGCATTCATCGGTGCAGCAGATTCAGAGCAGCGGCGAGCTGGTGAAGCTGGCGGTGAGTGATGCGTTGCAGACCGAGAGTGCGTTGGGGAGTATTGCGGCGGCGGTTTCGTTGATTCAGCAGATGAACCAGCAGATTGCGGCGGCGGCCGAGGAGCAGAGTTCGGTGGCGGAGGAGATCAATCGCAGTGTGACGAGTATTCGGGCGAGTGCGGATCAGTCTTCGATTGCCATGCGGGGGAATGCGGCTTCGAGTGTTGAGCTGGCGCAGTTGGGGAGTGAGCTCAAGGGGATGGTGGGGCATTTTCGGCTTTGA
- a CDS encoding PLP-dependent aminotransferase family protein, which yields MELRIDRLAMVPVVQQIVDGLIEWIMQGQLPPMTRLPSVREIARCNLLSQSCVMEACERLVAQGVLASRQGSGFMVAASLPGCCKAIDGSGCERERNGGDPASGWRSGLTLGSGVLPESWREPDDLGYAIREVTRADMASLFNYSTPLGLPALREQIVKRLGLLSIEAVEGQVMTTAGASHGLDLIVRTLFKAGDCVVVETPGYAPLFDLLRLHGVRMLEVRRTPVGPDVEALEALLRQFRPTAMFINSHHHNPTGSCLLPAVARRILELSRIHDLRLIEDDVYADLHNGSGTRLAALDDEGRVIYLGSFSKTLSSSLRVGFVLADGELIERMARVKMISCMGTSRFSEAVLAGMLASGAYRKLVQRQRQRLNTDRVAALQALEDADWEVFGKPSGGLFIWARAPRAGEQHLRRQASRCGVQLSCATSFSPSGEACDWQRINVAYACDPRARQFFRSTTVDRPQAF from the coding sequence ATGGAATTGAGAATTGACCGACTGGCAATGGTGCCGGTCGTACAGCAGATTGTTGACGGATTGATCGAGTGGATCATGCAGGGGCAGCTGCCGCCGATGACGCGTCTGCCCTCCGTGCGAGAGATCGCGCGGTGCAATCTGCTCAGCCAGTCCTGTGTCATGGAGGCTTGCGAGCGGCTGGTGGCGCAAGGGGTTCTGGCCTCGCGTCAGGGCTCGGGTTTCATGGTGGCGGCTTCGTTGCCCGGTTGCTGCAAGGCAATCGATGGCTCAGGGTGCGAGAGGGAGCGCAACGGGGGCGATCCGGCCTCCGGCTGGCGCAGCGGTTTGACGCTGGGAAGTGGCGTGCTGCCGGAGAGTTGGCGCGAGCCCGACGATCTCGGTTATGCGATCCGCGAGGTAACACGGGCCGACATGGCCAGCCTGTTCAACTACAGCACGCCACTGGGCCTGCCGGCGTTGCGCGAGCAGATCGTCAAGCGCCTGGGATTGCTGAGTATCGAGGCTGTCGAGGGGCAGGTGATGACCACCGCTGGCGCCAGCCACGGGCTGGATCTGATCGTGCGCACGTTGTTCAAGGCCGGCGATTGTGTCGTGGTCGAAACTCCCGGTTATGCGCCACTGTTCGATCTCCTGCGCTTGCATGGCGTGCGCATGCTGGAGGTTCGCCGCACGCCGGTCGGTCCGGATGTCGAGGCGCTCGAGGCGTTGCTGCGGCAGTTTCGGCCCACCGCGATGTTCATCAACAGTCATCACCACAATCCTACGGGCAGTTGCCTGTTGCCGGCGGTCGCTCGACGCATCCTCGAATTGAGCAGAATCCATGACCTGCGGCTGATAGAAGATGATGTCTACGCCGACCTGCACAATGGCAGTGGCACTCGCCTGGCTGCGCTGGATGACGAGGGGCGAGTGATTTACCTCGGCAGCTTTTCCAAGACCCTGAGCAGCTCGCTGCGAGTGGGTTTCGTGCTGGCCGATGGTGAGCTGATCGAGCGGATGGCGCGGGTCAAGATGATCAGTTGCATGGGCACCTCGAGGTTCTCTGAGGCGGTGCTGGCCGGGATGCTGGCCAGCGGCGCCTATCGCAAACTGGTGCAGCGCCAGCGTCAGCGCCTCAATACCGATCGTGTGGCGGCCTTGCAGGCCCTGGAAGATGCTGACTGGGAAGTGTTCGGCAAACCCTCGGGCGGGCTGTTCATCTGGGCGCGCGCGCCACGGGCTGGTGAGCAGCATTTGCGCAGGCAAGCGTCGCGCTGCGGGGTGCAGTTGTCTTGTGCAACCTCGTTCAGCCCCAGTGGCGAAGCCTGCGACTGGCAGCGCATCAATGTGGCTTACGCCTGTGATCCACGGGCGCGACAGTTTTTTCGAAGCACGACCGTGGATCGACCTCAAGCGTTCTGA
- a CDS encoding SDR family oxidoreductase produces the protein MSMTFSGQVAVVTGAANGIGRATAQAFAAEGLKVVVADLDAAGGEGTVALIRTAGGEATFVRCNVTVESEVKNLMDEVINTYGRLDYAFNNAGIEIEKGKLAEGSMDEFDAIMGVNVKGVWLCMKYQLPLLLAQGGGAIVNTASVAGLGAAPKMSIYAASKHAVIGLTKSAAIEYAKKKIRVNAVCPAVIDTDMFRRAYEADPKKGEFANAMHPVGRIGKVEEIASAVLYLCSDGAAFTTGHSLAVDGGVTAF, from the coding sequence ATGAGCATGACGTTTTCCGGTCAGGTAGCCGTGGTCACCGGCGCGGCCAACGGCATCGGCCGCGCGACGGCCCAGGCATTCGCCGCCGAAGGTCTGAAAGTGGTGGTGGCCGATCTGGATGCGGCCGGGGGCGAGGGCACCGTGGCGCTGATTCGTACAGCCGGCGGCGAAGCGACTTTCGTGCGCTGCAACGTGACCGTCGAAAGCGAAGTGAAAAATCTGATGGACGAGGTGATCAATACCTACGGCCGTCTCGACTATGCCTTCAACAACGCCGGGATCGAGATCGAGAAGGGCAAACTGGCCGAAGGCTCGATGGATGAGTTCGATGCGATCATGGGCGTCAACGTCAAGGGCGTCTGGCTGTGCATGAAGTATCAGCTGCCGTTGCTGCTGGCCCAGGGCGGCGGGGCGATCGTTAACACTGCGTCGGTGGCTGGGCTGGGCGCTGCGCCGAAGATGAGCATCTACGCGGCTTCCAAGCATGCGGTGATCGGCCTGACCAAGTCCGCCGCCATCGAGTACGCCAAGAAGAAAATCCGCGTCAACGCCGTTTGCCCGGCGGTGATCGATACCGACATGTTCCGCCGCGCCTATGAGGCAGATCCGAAGAAAGGCGAATTCGCCAACGCGATGCACCCGGTCGGGCGCATCGGCAAGGTCGAGGAAATTGCCAGCGCCGTGCTGTACCTGTGCAGCGATGGTGCGGCCTTTACCACCGGCCATTCGCTGGCCGTGGATGGCGGCGTGACCGCCTTCTAA
- a CDS encoding NADP-dependent oxidoreductase, producing the protein MTNQTNRQFLLAKRPVGAATRETFTYQEVPVGEPAAGQILVKNEYLSLDPAMRGWMNEGKSYIPPVGLGEVMRALGVGKVIASNNPGFAVGDYVNGAIGVQDYFLGEPRGFYKVDPKLAPLPVYLSALGMTGMTAYFALLDVGAPKAGDTVVLSGAAGAVGSIAGQIAKIKGCRVVGIAGGADKCKFLVDELGFDGAIDYKSEDVLAGLKRECPKGVDVYFDNVGGDILDAVLSRINLKARVVICGAISQYNNKEAVKGPANYLSLLVNRARMEGFVVMDYAAQYASAAQEMAGWMAKGQLKSKEDIVEGLETFPETLGKLFSGENFGKLVLKV; encoded by the coding sequence ATGACCAACCAGACCAATCGCCAGTTCCTGCTCGCCAAACGCCCGGTGGGCGCCGCCACCCGCGAGACCTTCACCTATCAGGAAGTACCGGTCGGCGAACCGGCGGCGGGGCAGATTCTGGTCAAGAACGAATACCTGTCCCTCGACCCGGCCATGCGCGGCTGGATGAATGAAGGCAAGTCCTACATTCCGCCGGTGGGTCTGGGCGAAGTCATGCGCGCCTTGGGCGTAGGCAAAGTCATCGCGTCAAACAATCCGGGGTTTGCCGTTGGCGACTACGTCAACGGTGCCATTGGCGTGCAGGATTATTTCCTCGGCGAGCCAAGAGGTTTCTACAAGGTCGATCCGAAACTGGCACCGCTGCCGGTTTACCTGTCCGCATTGGGCATGACCGGCATGACCGCCTACTTCGCCCTGCTCGATGTCGGCGCACCGAAGGCCGGCGACACCGTGGTGTTGTCCGGCGCAGCGGGCGCGGTCGGCAGCATTGCCGGGCAGATTGCCAAGATCAAGGGTTGCCGGGTGGTCGGGATTGCCGGCGGCGCCGACAAGTGCAAGTTTCTGGTCGATGAACTGGGCTTCGACGGCGCCATCGACTACAAGAGCGAAGACGTGTTGGCCGGCCTTAAACGCGAATGCCCGAAAGGCGTGGACGTGTATTTCGACAATGTCGGCGGCGACATCCTCGACGCCGTGCTCAGCCGTATCAACCTGAAAGCACGCGTGGTGATCTGCGGCGCCATCAGCCAGTACAACAACAAGGAAGCGGTCAAAGGCCCGGCCAACTACCTGTCGCTGCTGGTCAATCGCGCGCGGATGGAAGGCTTCGTGGTGATGGACTACGCCGCACAATACGCCAGCGCCGCCCAGGAGATGGCCGGCTGGATGGCCAAGGGTCAGCTCAAGAGCAAGGAAGACATTGTCGAAGGCCTGGAAACCTTCCCGGAAACCCTGGGCAAACTGTTCAGCGGTGAGAACTTCGGCAAGCTGGTGTTGAAGGTCTGA
- the pyrF gene encoding orotidine-5'-phosphate decarboxylase has protein sequence MSACQTPIIVALDFPTRDAALKLADQLDPKLCRVKVGKELFTSCAAEIVGTLRDKGFEVFLDLKFHDIPNTTAMAVKAAAEMGVWMVNVHCSGGLRMMAACREELDKRSGPQPLLIGVTVLTSMEREDLAGIGLDIEPQEQVLRLAALAEKAGMDGLVCSALEATALKTAHPSLQLVTPGIRPAGSAQDDQRRILTPRQALDAGSDYLVIGRPISQAADPAKALASVVAQLA, from the coding sequence ATGTCCGCCTGCCAGACTCCTATCATCGTCGCCCTGGATTTCCCCACCCGTGACGCCGCACTGAAGCTGGCCGACCAGTTGGACCCGAAGCTGTGCCGGGTCAAAGTGGGCAAGGAATTGTTCACCAGTTGCGCGGCGGAAATCGTCGGCACCCTGCGTGACAAGGGTTTTGAAGTATTCCTGGACCTGAAATTCCACGACATTCCCAACACCACGGCGATGGCGGTCAAGGCCGCTGCCGAGATGGGCGTGTGGATGGTCAACGTTCACTGCTCCGGTGGCCTGCGCATGATGGCGGCCTGCCGTGAAGAGCTGGACAAGCGCAGCGGCCCGCAGCCATTGCTGATCGGCGTGACCGTGCTGACCAGCATGGAACGTGAGGATCTGGCCGGTATCGGTCTGGACATCGAGCCGCAGGAGCAGGTGCTGCGTCTGGCGGCACTGGCCGAGAAGGCCGGGATGGACGGTCTGGTGTGCTCGGCGCTGGAAGCCACTGCGCTGAAAACCGCGCACCCGTCGCTGCAACTGGTGACCCCGGGGATTCGCCCGGCGGGCAGCGCCCAGGACGATCAGCGTCGCATCCTGACTCCACGTCAGGCCCTGGATGCGGGTTCCGACTATCTGGTTATCGGCCGTCCGATCAGCCAGGCGGCAGATCCGGCCAAGGCACTGGCCTCGGTGGTTGCGCAACTGGCCTGA
- a CDS encoding response regulator produces the protein MNSLMHNSQVSVNDEQKDDKRWNIRALIVDDDVPIRELMIDYLARFNIHASGVTDGAAMRQAMQAEHFDVVVLDLMLPGEDGLSLCRWLRAESDIPILMLTARCEPTDRIIGLELGADDYMAKPFEPRELVARIQTILRRVRDDRTEQRANIRFDNWRLNSVLRQLIADDGLVVPLSNAEFRLLWVFIERPRRVLSREQLLDAARGRSIEAFDRSIDLLVSRLRQKLGDDPKAPQLIKTVRGEGYLFDARDIG, from the coding sequence ATGAACAGCCTCATGCACAACTCCCAAGTCTCCGTGAACGACGAGCAGAAAGACGACAAGCGCTGGAACATTCGTGCCCTGATCGTCGACGATGACGTGCCGATCCGCGAACTGATGATCGACTACCTGGCCCGCTTCAACATTCACGCCAGCGGCGTCACCGACGGAGCGGCGATGCGCCAGGCGATGCAGGCCGAACACTTCGACGTGGTGGTGCTCGACCTGATGCTGCCCGGCGAAGACGGTTTGTCGCTGTGCCGCTGGCTGCGCGCGGAGTCGGACATCCCGATCCTGATGCTCACCGCCCGCTGCGAACCCACCGACCGGATCATCGGCCTGGAACTGGGTGCCGATGACTACATGGCCAAGCCGTTCGAACCTCGGGAACTGGTGGCGCGGATCCAGACGATTCTGCGTCGGGTACGCGACGACCGCACCGAACAGCGTGCGAACATCCGCTTCGACAACTGGCGCCTGAACAGCGTCCTGCGCCAGCTCATCGCTGACGATGGTCTGGTGGTGCCGCTGTCCAACGCCGAATTCCGCCTGCTCTGGGTGTTCATCGAACGTCCGCGCCGGGTCCTCAGCCGCGAACAGTTGCTGGACGCTGCCCGAGGTCGCTCGATCGAAGCCTTCGACCGCAGTATCGACCTGCTGGTCTCGCGTCTGCGGCAAAAACTCGGCGATGACCCCAAAGCCCCGCAACTGATCAAGACCGTACGCGGTGAAGGCTACCTGTTCGACGCACGAGACATCGGCTGA
- a CDS encoding sensor histidine kinase, with translation MRARFDTLFGRLFGVLLVAIVLAHLLAFAWFRLYGPPPPPPPPEFSESLDSKQPPQDPRYPPRPPRPWFGGPIVPLTFQFISLIIAAWYGAKLLTRPIQRLSDAAERLSEDLDSPPLDETGPREARQAAHTFNLMQQRIREQVQQRARMLGAVSHDLRTPLSRLKLRLENINDDKLQGQMRQDLDDMIGMLDATLTYLHEQRTSEALQLMDVQALVESLCENAQDQGADVQVSGHCAPLQVQPMALRSCINNLMDNALRYAGHALIELQDQREQLLIRVIDHGPGIAADKREAVFEPFFRLEGSRNRNSGGVGLGMTIAREAAQRQGGQLTLAETPGGGLTAVIQLPRHCA, from the coding sequence ATGCGGGCGCGCTTCGACACGCTGTTCGGCCGCCTGTTCGGCGTGCTGTTGGTGGCGATCGTCCTGGCGCACTTGCTGGCCTTCGCCTGGTTCCGCCTCTACGGCCCGCCACCACCGCCACCGCCGCCGGAGTTCTCGGAAAGCCTCGACAGCAAACAGCCGCCACAGGATCCGCGCTACCCGCCCCGCCCGCCGCGCCCCTGGTTCGGCGGGCCGATCGTGCCGCTGACTTTTCAGTTCATCTCGCTGATCATCGCCGCCTGGTACGGCGCCAAACTGCTGACCCGGCCTATCCAGCGCCTGAGCGATGCAGCCGAACGCCTGAGTGAAGACCTCGACAGCCCGCCGCTGGACGAAACCGGCCCCCGGGAAGCACGGCAGGCTGCGCACACGTTCAACTTGATGCAGCAGCGCATCCGCGAACAGGTGCAGCAGCGGGCGCGGATGCTCGGCGCCGTCTCTCACGACCTGCGCACCCCGCTGTCGCGGCTGAAACTGCGCCTGGAAAACATCAACGACGACAAACTGCAAGGCCAGATGCGCCAGGACCTGGACGACATGATCGGCATGCTCGACGCCACCCTCACCTACCTGCACGAACAGCGCACCAGCGAAGCCTTGCAACTGATGGACGTGCAGGCGCTGGTCGAATCCCTGTGCGAAAACGCCCAGGATCAAGGCGCGGACGTACAGGTCAGCGGCCATTGCGCCCCCTTGCAGGTGCAGCCGATGGCACTGCGCTCATGCATCAACAACCTGATGGACAACGCCCTGCGCTATGCCGGCCACGCGCTCATCGAACTGCAAGACCAGCGCGAACAACTGCTGATCCGCGTCATCGACCATGGCCCGGGCATCGCGGCGGACAAGCGTGAAGCCGTATTCGAACCGTTCTTCCGCCTCGAAGGCTCACGCAACCGCAACTCCGGCGGCGTCGGCCTGGGCATGACCATCGCCCGGGAAGCGGCGCAGCGCCAGGGCGGACAACTGACCCTGGCAGAAACACCCGGCGGCGGCCTGACCGCCGTGATCCAACTGCCTCGCCACTGCGCCTGA
- the xopAW gene encoding EF-hand domain-containing protein — protein sequence MIGSVSNYTSYTSTSSTSTQNARSQQLQKELFAKLDSNGDGAVDQDELGSALSQQSNDGLLVSLNQQFGDLDSDASGSLSAEEMTAMAPPPPPPPQASSDELFSQLDADGDGTVTATELNSALQVSDSTASNNTDTAAALLKVLDSDSSGGVSSDELKAALHAAREHPSDEETASSNQTTTEALNRMIANLSKQYSLENTASVGKYLNVAT from the coding sequence ATGATCGGTAGCGTCAGCAACTACACGAGCTATACCAGCACCAGCAGCACCTCCACGCAAAACGCCCGCAGCCAGCAACTGCAAAAGGAACTGTTCGCCAAACTCGACAGCAACGGCGACGGCGCGGTGGATCAGGACGAACTGGGCAGCGCCCTGTCGCAACAGTCCAACGACGGCCTGCTGGTCAGCCTGAACCAACAATTCGGCGATCTGGACAGCGACGCCAGCGGCAGCCTCAGCGCCGAAGAAATGACCGCCATGGCCCCACCGCCACCACCGCCCCCTCAAGCCTCCAGCGACGAACTGTTCAGCCAACTCGATGCTGACGGCGACGGCACGGTGACCGCCACCGAACTGAACAGCGCGTTGCAGGTCAGCGACAGCACCGCCTCGAACAACACCGACACCGCTGCCGCCCTGCTCAAGGTGCTGGACAGCGACAGCAGCGGTGGCGTCAGCAGCGACGAACTGAAAGCTGCACTGCATGCAGCTCGCGAACACCCAAGCGACGAAGAAACCGCCAGCAGTAACCAAACCACTACCGAAGCGCTGAACCGCATGATTGCCAACCTGAGCAAGCAGTACTCGCTCGAAAACACCGCATCGGTGGGCAAGTATTTGAATGTGGCGACGTGA
- a CDS encoding AI-2E family transporter: MLNNDRLLVQILLLVLFGASLWVMAPFWSALFWGAVLAFASWPLMRLLTRWLSGRESLAALLLTMGWMLLVAGPLVWLGFNLADHVRDATAFIKDVQVDGLPEAPSWLGGVPLVGERLVGIWNSIDQQGAALMVTVKPYLGQVGNWLLARSAQIGSGILELTLSIVFVFFFYRDGPRLAAFVHSLLQRLIGDRAGYYIDLVAGTVQRVVNGVIGTAAAQAILALIGFLIAGVPGALVLGIVTFLLSLIPMGPPLVWIPATAWLAWKGEYGMAVFLGIWGTFVISGVDNVLKPYLISRGGNLPLVIVLLGVFGGLIAFGFIGLFIGPTLLAVAYSLLTDWSKSQARVDDRR, translated from the coding sequence ATGCTCAATAACGATCGCCTGTTGGTGCAGATCCTGTTGCTGGTGCTGTTCGGCGCCAGCCTGTGGGTGATGGCGCCGTTCTGGTCGGCGCTGTTCTGGGGCGCGGTGCTGGCGTTTGCCAGTTGGCCGCTGATGCGCCTGCTGACCCGCTGGCTCAGTGGCCGGGAATCCCTCGCGGCCCTGTTGCTGACCATGGGCTGGATGTTGCTGGTGGCGGGGCCGCTGGTGTGGCTCGGCTTTAACCTGGCCGATCACGTGCGTGATGCCACGGCGTTCATCAAGGATGTGCAGGTCGATGGATTGCCCGAGGCGCCGAGCTGGCTGGGCGGCGTGCCGCTGGTGGGCGAGCGGCTGGTGGGAATCTGGAACAGCATCGATCAGCAGGGCGCGGCCCTGATGGTGACGGTCAAACCTTATCTGGGGCAGGTCGGCAACTGGTTGCTGGCGCGCAGTGCGCAGATCGGCAGCGGAATTCTCGAGCTGACCCTGAGCATTGTTTTCGTGTTCTTTTTCTACCGTGACGGACCGCGATTGGCGGCGTTCGTGCACAGTCTGCTGCAGCGCCTGATCGGTGATCGGGCCGGTTACTACATCGATCTGGTGGCCGGTACGGTGCAACGGGTGGTCAACGGGGTGATCGGTACGGCGGCGGCACAAGCGATACTGGCGCTGATCGGGTTCCTGATTGCCGGGGTGCCGGGGGCGCTGGTGCTGGGGATCGTGACGTTCCTGCTCAGTCTGATTCCGATGGGGCCGCCGCTGGTATGGATTCCGGCCACGGCGTGGCTGGCCTGGAAGGGTGAGTACGGAATGGCGGTGTTTCTCGGGATCTGGGGGACGTTCGTCATCAGTGGCGTGGATAACGTGCTCAAGCCGTATCTGATCAGCCGTGGCGGGAATCTGCCGTTGGTGATTGTGTTGCTTGGGGTGTTTGGCGGGTTGATTGCATTTGGCTTTATCGGCTTGTTTATCGGGCCTACGCTTTTGGCGGTCGCTTATAGTTTGTTGACGGATTGGAGCAAGAGTCAGGCTCGGGTCGACGATCGGCGTTGA